The genomic DNA TCACGCAGATCCCGTTTTTGAAGCTCCGTGAAGCCCTGTCCAATCTGAGATTTATGACGGCTTTATTGATTGCTAATTTCATTGCCGTACCCGTCCTCGTCTGGATATTGATTTCGCTATTTCCGTTGACCACACCCGTGCTGCTGGGGGTGTGCCTCGTGCTTCTCACGCCGTGCATCGATTACGTGATCGTATTCACCCAGCTCGGGAAAGGGAATGAAAAGCTCATGCTTGCGTCCACGCCGGTGCTGTTCGTCGTGCAGATGCTCCTGTTGCCGGTATACCTATGGCTGTTCATAGGGGGAGAGATGACCGGAATCGTGCGCGTTGGTCCCTTCCTCGAAGCCTTCCTCTTCCTGATCGTGGCGCCGCTTATCTTGGCGATCCTCACTCAAGTGTGGGCAGGCAGGAAGACCACCAGAGCCCGGTTCCTCGATTGGACGGCGTGGCTTCCCGTCCCGTTCATGGCCATTGTCCTCATCGTCGTTGTCGCTTCGCAGATCGGCAAGGTGTACAGCGATCTAGATGTAATCGTCCGTGTCATCCCGATCTACGCGCTTTTCCTGGTCGTGAGTCCGCTCGTCTCCCGTTCCACCGTTGCCCTGTTCAAGCTCAATACGGGGGAGGGGCGAGCCCTCATCTTCAGCGCCGGCACGCGCAATTCACTGGTCGTGTTGCCCTTCGCCCTCGCTCTGCCAGGGGACTGGGCAAGGATCGCTGCCGCCGTCGTCGTCACCCAGACGATCGTCGAGCTCGTGGGGGAGCTGGTGTATATCAAGGTTGTACCGAGATTGATGAAATAATGGAGGGACCCCCTGAAGGCGTAAGGTATAGGGGGTCTTTTTTAGGTGGGGGGATGGATGGTGGTCATTTCTGAATGGGCCGCATGCAGCTTATTTGCGACTTTTTCCCGATATCGTTAACAATCTAAATTTATACGAGAATTGCCCTGATTTACCATGCGTTTACCAGTCGTAATTTCAACGGATCTGTTCAAAAAGGTCTTGAATCATTCAAACAAGCTGTGAATTTGGTCGAACCTTGTCGAACGGGAAGATTCGGAACTGTTAAAGATCGATTTACTTGCGAAAATCAAAAAAATACTTGCGACTTTTAAAAATTTATTTGCGAAAAACGAAAATCTATTTGCGAACTCCCGGGTCTACGATTTTTCTATTTTGCGACATTCCAGTCAAATCAGCGATTGAATGCTGTTCCATATGAATCTGCTTGGTTATTTGCGAACGCCCAGCCTCACCGTTTTTCCACTTGCGACATTCCAATCAAATAAGCGATTGAATGCTGAATCGGCCACGTTATGTGCGAACGCCAACAACCACTAACGGGCACTCACCGATAGACCGCATCCATCATTCCAACCCCGAGCCACCACCGCCATCCCCCCTGAACGACCGTCCACCATTCAAGCTCCGATCCACACCACACTCCCCACAAAAACTCGCAGCCATCACCCAACCTATTCCTCCCAAACCCCCAACACCAAAAAAATACAGGCGATACCAAAAGAGTGCTAGTGAAAGCGATTACATTCATGATAAAGGACCCATATAATCAAGATGTACCAACACGTTAAAGGGGGATTCAAGTGTGAAAAAGATGTGGAGAATGGCTTCATTTTTAATGGTTCTGGCTTTATTCATGGGGATGCTGGCCGCTTGTGGCAGCAGCAGTAGCTCAGGCGGTGGAAAGAGCAAATCCGGCGTCGATATCGGGATCGTTCTTCCGACGAAGGATGAGCCGAGATGGGTTCAGGATGAAAAACGCTTTAAGGATGCGCTGAAGGATTCGGACTACAACGTTGAGATTTTG from Rossellomorea marisflavi includes the following:
- a CDS encoding arsenic resistance protein translates to MKMTREQLENQQIWIYAIALLIGGTVGLLSPRAGRSLDAAISPLIAILMYGMFTQIPFLKLREALSNLRFMTALLIANFIAVPVLVWILISLFPLTTPVLLGVCLVLLTPCIDYVIVFTQLGKGNEKLMLASTPVLFVVQMLLLPVYLWLFIGGEMTGIVRVGPFLEAFLFLIVAPLILAILTQVWAGRKTTRARFLDWTAWLPVPFMAIVLIVVVASQIGKVYSDLDVIVRVIPIYALFLVVSPLVSRSTVALFKLNTGEGRALIFSAGTRNSLVVLPFALALPGDWARIAAAVVVTQTIVELVGELVYIKVVPRLMK